From the genome of Duffyella gerundensis, one region includes:
- a CDS encoding CidA/LrgA family protein has product MRPALTICWHYLRAFIIIYLCLFAGNGLAALLPITIPGSILGMLVLFTLLTVQIIPVKWVKPGCHIIIRNMALLFVPISVGVMSYTDILTAQFGPIVVSCIVSTILVIVIVGVGSQRLHAEPGEKP; this is encoded by the coding sequence CGCCTTTATCATCATCTATCTCTGCCTGTTTGCAGGCAACGGTCTCGCCGCGCTGCTGCCAATCACCATACCGGGCAGTATCCTTGGCATGCTGGTGCTGTTTACCCTGCTGACCGTGCAGATCATCCCGGTAAAATGGGTGAAGCCCGGTTGCCACATCATCATTCGCAATATGGCGCTGCTGTTCGTGCCGATCAGCGTTGGCGTGATGAGCTACACCGATATCCTTACCGCCCAGTTTGGGCCGATTGTGGTGTCATGCATTGTCAGCACGATTCTGGTGATCGTCATTGTTGGCGTGGGTTCGCAACGCCTGCACGCCGAGCCGGGAGAAAAACCATGA
- a CDS encoding CidB/LrgB family autolysis modulator — protein MIDIWWSLPLTLGAFWLARKLATTLKISLLNPLLVSMAIIIPILLLTHIPYSRYFAGSAILNQLLQPAVVALALPLYEQLQQIRARWKSIVGLCFIGSITAMTSGTAIALWMGATPEIAATIIPKSVTTPIAMAISASLHGIPAISAICVLIAGVFGAVFGHMLLNLFKVRTKASRGLAIGNASHALGTARCAELDYQEGAFSSLALVICGILTSLLAPFLFPVLLRLLG, from the coding sequence ATGATCGATATCTGGTGGTCTCTCCCGCTGACGCTTGGCGCCTTCTGGCTGGCACGCAAGCTGGCAACCACGCTGAAAATTTCGCTGCTCAACCCGCTGCTGGTTTCTATGGCGATCATTATTCCCATTCTGCTGCTCACGCATATACCCTATTCCCGCTATTTTGCCGGCAGCGCTATTCTCAACCAGCTGTTACAGCCTGCGGTAGTGGCACTCGCCTTGCCGCTTTATGAGCAGCTGCAACAGATCAGGGCACGCTGGAAATCGATTGTAGGGCTCTGCTTTATTGGAAGTATTACCGCGATGACCTCGGGCACGGCTATCGCGTTATGGATGGGGGCAACGCCGGAAATCGCCGCCACCATTATTCCCAAATCAGTGACCACCCCGATTGCGATGGCGATTTCGGCCTCGTTGCACGGCATTCCGGCCATCAGCGCTATCTGCGTGTTAATCGCCGGAGTGTTTGGCGCAGTGTTTGGCCACATGCTGCTTAACCTGTTTAAGGTGCGTACAAAAGCGTCGCGCGGTCTGGCTATTGGCAACGCCTCGCATGCCCTTGGCACCGCTCGCTGTGCTGAACTCGACTATCAGGAAGGCGCATTCAGCTCACTGGCGCTGGTGATTTGCGGCATTCTCACTTCGTTGCTCGCGCCCTTTCTTTTTCCGGTTTTGTTAAGGCTGTTGGGCTGA
- the cdd gene encoding cytidine deaminase — translation MHPRFQQAFTTLPSDLQQAIAPVLAADDFAARLTPQQVADLQQQTGLDADALALALLPLAAACALATLSHFNVGAIARGASGSWYFGANMEFAGTTMQQTIHAEQSAITHAWLHDEAKLETVTVNYTPCGHCRQFMNELNSGTALRISLPNRPATTLANYLPDSFGPGDLDIHERLLTPVDHGYQPAGDALAQAAIAAASRSHAPYSKAHSGVALESVSGKIYAGRYAENAAFNPSLPPLQAALILMNMAGEGQAIKRAVLAEHPQALLVQHDATRATLAMLGCSDLHLAALTKA, via the coding sequence ATGCACCCACGATTTCAACAGGCGTTTACCACTCTGCCATCCGACTTACAGCAGGCCATTGCGCCTGTGCTTGCCGCTGACGATTTTGCTGCCCGCTTAACACCGCAGCAGGTTGCCGATCTGCAACAACAAACCGGCCTTGATGCTGATGCGCTGGCATTAGCGCTGCTGCCGCTGGCGGCGGCCTGTGCGCTGGCCACGCTCTCGCATTTTAACGTGGGTGCCATCGCCCGCGGTGCCAGCGGCAGCTGGTATTTTGGCGCTAACATGGAATTTGCAGGCACCACCATGCAGCAGACCATTCATGCCGAGCAGAGCGCCATTACCCACGCCTGGCTGCACGATGAAGCGAAGCTGGAAACCGTCACCGTTAACTACACGCCTTGCGGGCACTGCCGTCAGTTTATGAATGAACTGAACAGCGGCACCGCGCTGCGCATTAGCCTGCCCAATCGTCCGGCTACCACGCTGGCGAACTATCTGCCTGACTCATTTGGCCCCGGCGATCTCGATATTCATGAGCGCCTGCTGACCCCGGTCGATCACGGTTATCAACCTGCTGGCGATGCGCTTGCTCAGGCCGCTATCGCAGCTGCCAGCCGCAGCCATGCGCCTTACAGCAAAGCGCACAGCGGCGTGGCGCTGGAAAGCGTCAGCGGCAAGATTTATGCCGGCCGTTACGCTGAAAATGCCGCCTTTAACCCCAGCCTGCCTCCATTGCAGGCGGCGCTGATTCTGATGAACATGGCTGGCGAAGGCCAGGCGATTAAGCGCGCCGTTCTGGCTGAGCATCCTCAGGCACTGCTGGTTCAGCATGATGCCACCCGCGCTACGCTGGCCATGCTCGGCTGTAGCGATCTGCACCTGGCGGCGCTGACAAAAGCGTGA
- a CDS encoding NAD-dependent malic enzyme, which yields MELDYESKRSLYIPYAGPILLEFPLLNKGSAFSVEERNDFNLNGLLPETVETIEEQAERAWRQFQDFKNNNDKHVYLRNIQDTNETLFYRLLDNHLEEMMPIIYTPTVGAACEHFSEIYRRARGLFISYPNRASIEDMLQNATKQNVKVIVVTDGERILGLGDQGIGGMGIPIGKLSLYTACGGISPAYTLPVVLDVGTNNQQLLNDPLYMGWRHPRITGEEYDNFVNEFIQAVKSRWPNVLLQFEDFAQKNAMPLLERYRDEVCCFNDDIQGTAAVTLGTLIAASRAAGSKLSDQKVVFLGAGSAGCGIAEQIVAQMKSEGLSDDEARARVMMVDRFGLLTDKLPNLLSFQSKLVQKSENLSGWDTSNDTISLLDVVRNAHPDILIGVSGQPGLFSEEIIREMHKHCARPIVMPLSNPTSRVEATPADILAWTDGAALVATGSPFSPVSWKDKTYPIAQCNNSYIFPGIGLGVIASGATRVTDSMLMAASRTLADCSPLANEGQGPVLPEIKDIQGVSKLIAMAVGKAAQLAGVAVVTSEDVLSRSIASNFWLPQYRNYRRTSI from the coding sequence ATGGAACTCGACTACGAAAGTAAACGTTCGCTGTATATCCCTTATGCTGGCCCTATTCTGTTGGAATTCCCGTTGTTGAATAAAGGCAGTGCCTTCTCCGTAGAGGAGCGCAACGACTTCAATCTCAATGGCCTGCTGCCGGAAACCGTAGAAACCATCGAAGAGCAGGCTGAACGCGCCTGGCGCCAGTTCCAGGATTTCAAAAACAACAACGATAAACACGTTTACCTGCGTAATATTCAGGATACCAACGAAACCCTGTTCTACCGTCTGCTCGATAACCATCTGGAAGAGATGATGCCAATCATCTACACGCCAACGGTCGGCGCAGCGTGTGAACACTTCTCTGAAATTTACCGTCGTGCCCGTGGTCTGTTTATCTCCTACCCTAACCGCGCCAGCATTGAAGATATGCTGCAAAATGCCACCAAGCAGAATGTTAAAGTGATTGTTGTCACCGACGGCGAGCGCATTCTTGGTCTGGGCGATCAGGGCATCGGCGGCATGGGCATTCCTATTGGTAAGCTTTCTCTTTATACCGCGTGCGGCGGCATCAGCCCGGCGTACACCCTGCCTGTGGTTTTGGATGTTGGCACTAACAACCAGCAGCTGCTGAATGACCCGCTCTATATGGGCTGGCGTCATCCGCGCATCACCGGTGAAGAGTACGATAATTTCGTTAACGAATTTATTCAGGCAGTAAAAAGCCGCTGGCCAAACGTTCTGCTGCAGTTTGAAGATTTTGCGCAGAAAAATGCCATGCCGCTGCTGGAGCGCTATCGCGACGAAGTGTGCTGCTTCAACGATGACATTCAGGGCACCGCGGCGGTGACGCTGGGTACGCTGATTGCCGCCAGCCGTGCGGCAGGCAGCAAGTTAAGCGATCAGAAAGTGGTGTTTCTCGGTGCTGGCTCAGCCGGCTGCGGTATCGCCGAACAGATCGTCGCGCAGATGAAATCAGAAGGCTTAAGCGACGATGAAGCGCGCGCACGCGTGATGATGGTCGACCGTTTTGGCCTGCTGACCGACAAACTGCCTAACCTGCTGAGCTTCCAGAGCAAGCTGGTGCAGAAAAGCGAAAATCTCAGCGGCTGGGATACCAGCAACGACACCATCTCCCTGCTGGATGTGGTGCGCAACGCGCATCCAGATATTCTGATTGGCGTCTCCGGCCAGCCAGGCCTTTTCAGCGAAGAGATTATCCGTGAAATGCACAAGCATTGCGCACGCCCGATCGTCATGCCGCTCTCCAACCCCACTTCGCGCGTTGAGGCGACGCCAGCCGACATTCTGGCGTGGACCGACGGTGCCGCGCTGGTCGCCACCGGCAGCCCATTCTCTCCGGTAAGCTGGAAGGATAAAACCTATCCGATCGCCCAGTGCAACAACTCCTATATCTTCCCTGGCATTGGCCTTGGCGTGATCGCCTCAGGCGCAACCCGCGTGACCGACAGCATGCTGATGGCTGCCAGCCGTACGCTGGCTGACTGTTCACCGCTGGCCAACGAAGGCCAGGGTCCGGTGCTGCCGGAGATCAAAGATATTCAGGGCGTTTCCAAGCTGATTGCGATGGCAGTGGGCAAAGCGGCTCAGCTGGCGGGCGTGGCGGTGGTCACCTCAGAAGATGTGCTGTCACGTTCGATCGCCAGCAACTTCTGGCTGCCACAATACCGTAACTATCGCCGCACCTCGATTTAA
- the sanA gene encoding outer membrane permeability protein SanA, with protein MIKRALLGLLIVITLMIITALALDRWISWKTAPFIFENVASLPHRQVGVVLGTAKYYRTGVLNQYYLYRMQGALNAYNSGKVNYLLLSGDNAQQSYNEPRTMRRDLIKGGVDPADIVLDYAGFRTLDSIVRTRKVFDTNDFIIITQRFHCERALFIALHLGIQAQCYAVPSPKNMLNVRVREVGARLGALADLFIMKREPRFLGPLVPIPAQHQVPEDAQSYPAVTPEQLLEIQQQQQQQQQQQQQQQQQQQQQQQQQQQQ; from the coding sequence ATGATTAAACGCGCGCTCCTCGGTCTGTTGATCGTCATCACCCTGATGATTATCACCGCGCTTGCTCTCGATCGCTGGATCAGCTGGAAAACCGCGCCTTTTATCTTCGAAAACGTCGCGTCGCTGCCGCATCGTCAGGTCGGCGTGGTGCTCGGCACGGCGAAATATTATCGTACCGGCGTGCTTAATCAGTACTATCTCTATCGCATGCAGGGCGCGCTCAATGCCTATAACAGCGGCAAGGTTAACTATCTGCTGCTCAGCGGCGATAACGCCCAGCAAAGCTACAATGAGCCCAGAACCATGCGTCGCGATTTAATTAAAGGCGGCGTCGATCCGGCGGATATCGTGCTGGATTATGCGGGCTTCCGCACGCTGGATTCCATTGTGCGCACACGCAAAGTGTTCGATACCAACGACTTCATTATTATCACCCAGCGCTTTCATTGCGAACGTGCGCTGTTCATCGCCCTGCATTTGGGTATCCAGGCGCAATGTTATGCGGTGCCCTCGCCGAAAAATATGCTGAACGTGCGCGTGCGTGAAGTCGGTGCGCGACTCGGCGCATTGGCCGATCTGTTTATCATGAAGCGCGAGCCGCGGTTTCTTGGCCCGCTGGTGCCGATACCGGCCCAGCATCAGGTGCCGGAAGATGCGCAAAGCTACCCGGCGGTGACGCCAGAACAGCTGCTGGAAATACAGCAACAGCAACAGCAACAGCAACAGCAACAGCAACAGCAACAGCAACAGCAACAGCAACAGCAACAGCAACAGCAACAGCAATAG
- the mglC gene encoding galactose/methyl galactoside ABC transporter permease MglC: MKATTKKNALTWLKEGGIYVVLLVLLAIIIFQDPTFLSLMNLSNILTQSSVRIIIALGVAGLIVTQGTDLSAGRQVGLAAVVAATLLQSMENANKVFPGMDTLPIPVVLLIVCVIGALIGLVNGVIIAYLKVTPFITTLGTMIIVYGINSLYYDFVGASPIAGFDSGFSTFTQGFLRFGDFKLSYITFYAIFAILFVWILWNKTRFGKNIFAIGGNPEAAKVSGVNVNFNLILVYALSGVFYAFGGMLEAGRIGSATNNLGFMYELDAIAACVVGGVSFAGGVGTVAGVVTGVLIFTVINYGLTYIGVNPYWQYIIKGGIIIFAVALDSLKYSRKK, from the coding sequence ATGAAAGCGACTACTAAAAAGAATGCGCTGACCTGGTTAAAAGAGGGCGGTATTTATGTCGTCCTGCTGGTACTGCTGGCGATTATTATTTTCCAGGATCCGACTTTCCTGAGCCTGATGAACCTGAGTAATATTCTTACCCAATCTTCAGTGCGTATTATTATTGCTCTCGGCGTGGCCGGTCTGATCGTGACGCAGGGTACTGACCTCTCTGCCGGACGTCAGGTAGGTTTAGCGGCGGTGGTAGCGGCAACGCTGCTGCAGTCGATGGAAAATGCCAACAAAGTCTTTCCTGGCATGGATACCCTGCCAATTCCGGTAGTGCTGCTGATCGTTTGTGTGATTGGCGCGTTGATCGGTCTGGTAAACGGCGTCATCATCGCTTACCTGAAGGTGACACCGTTTATCACCACGCTGGGCACGATGATCATCGTTTACGGCATCAACTCACTCTATTACGACTTCGTCGGTGCATCGCCTATCGCGGGTTTTGACAGCGGCTTCTCCACCTTTACTCAGGGCTTCCTGCGTTTTGGTGACTTCAAGCTGTCGTACATCACCTTCTATGCGATTTTTGCCATTCTGTTTGTCTGGATCCTGTGGAACAAAACCCGCTTTGGTAAAAACATTTTTGCCATCGGTGGCAACCCGGAAGCGGCTAAGGTCTCCGGCGTTAATGTTAACTTCAACCTGATCCTGGTGTATGCCCTGTCTGGCGTGTTCTATGCGTTCGGCGGCATGCTGGAAGCGGGCCGTATTGGCAGCGCCACCAACAACCTCGGCTTTATGTATGAGTTGGATGCTATCGCGGCTTGCGTCGTGGGCGGTGTTTCCTTCGCCGGTGGCGTGGGTACGGTTGCAGGCGTGGTTACCGGTGTGCTGATCTTCACCGTTATCAACTACGGTTTGACCTACATCGGCGTTAACCCTTACTGGCAGTACATCATTAAAGGCGGCATCATCATTTTCGCCGTCGCGCTGGATTCACTGAAATATTCACGTAAAAAGTAA
- the mglA gene encoding galactose/methyl galactoside ABC transporter ATP-binding protein MglA, with amino-acid sequence MASDNQTAQREFLLEMTDVNKSFPGVKALDNVNLKVRPHSIHALMGENGAGKSTLLKCLFGIYKKDSGSILFQGEEIDFTSSKEALENGVSMVHQELNLVLQRTVMDNMWLGRYPQKGLFVDQDKMYRDTKAIFDELDIDIDPRDKVGVLSVSQMQMIEIAKAFSYNAKIVIMDEPTSSLTEKEVNHLFTIIRKLKERGCGIVYISHKMEEIFQLCDEITILRDGQWIATQPLEGLDMDKIISMMVGRSLNQRFPDKSNVPGETILEVRNLTSLRQPSIRDVSFDLRKGEILGIAGLVGAKRTDIVETLFGIREKAGGTIRLHGKQINNHSANEAINHGFALVTEERRSTGIYAYLDIGFNSLISNIKKYKNSIGLLDNSRMKSDTQWVIDAMRVKTPGHHTSIGSLSGGNQQKVIIGRWLLTQPEILMLDEPTRGIDVGAKFEIYQLISELAKKEKGIIIISSEMPELIGITDRILVMSNGMVAGIVDTKTATQNEILRLASLHL; translated from the coding sequence ATGGCCAGTGATAATCAGACCGCGCAGCGTGAATTTTTGCTGGAGATGACCGATGTTAATAAGTCATTCCCCGGCGTAAAGGCGTTAGACAACGTCAATTTAAAAGTCAGGCCACACTCTATTCACGCCTTAATGGGTGAAAACGGTGCTGGCAAATCAACGCTTTTGAAATGCCTGTTTGGCATTTATAAGAAAGATTCGGGGAGCATCCTGTTTCAGGGTGAGGAAATCGATTTTACCAGTTCCAAAGAGGCGCTGGAAAACGGCGTGTCGATGGTGCATCAGGAATTAAACCTGGTCTTACAGCGCACGGTGATGGATAACATGTGGCTGGGACGCTATCCGCAAAAAGGATTATTCGTCGACCAGGATAAAATGTATCGCGATACCAAGGCGATATTTGACGAGCTCGATATTGATATCGATCCACGCGATAAAGTGGGCGTGCTGTCGGTCTCGCAAATGCAGATGATTGAAATCGCTAAGGCGTTTTCTTATAACGCCAAAATCGTGATCATGGATGAGCCAACCTCATCGCTGACGGAAAAAGAGGTCAATCATCTCTTTACCATCATCCGGAAATTAAAAGAGCGTGGCTGTGGCATCGTCTATATCTCGCACAAAATGGAAGAGATCTTCCAGCTGTGTGACGAAATTACGATCCTGCGCGACGGTCAGTGGATTGCCACCCAGCCGCTGGAAGGGCTGGACATGGATAAGATCATCTCCATGATGGTCGGCCGTTCACTGAACCAGCGCTTTCCGGACAAAAGCAACGTGCCGGGCGAAACCATTCTGGAAGTGCGTAATCTTACCTCACTGCGTCAGCCGTCGATTCGTGATGTCTCCTTTGACCTGCGCAAAGGTGAGATCCTCGGGATTGCCGGGCTGGTGGGTGCGAAGCGTACCGACATCGTGGAAACGCTGTTTGGTATCCGTGAGAAGGCGGGCGGTACCATCCGTCTGCACGGCAAGCAGATCAATAACCACAGCGCCAACGAAGCGATCAACCACGGTTTTGCGCTGGTCACCGAAGAACGCCGCTCTACCGGTATTTACGCCTATCTCGATATTGGATTTAACTCGCTTATCTCCAACATCAAGAAATACAAAAACAGTATTGGCCTGCTGGATAACAGCCGTATGAAAAGCGATACCCAATGGGTTATCGATGCCATGCGCGTAAAAACACCGGGACACCATACGTCAATTGGTTCGCTGTCGGGCGGTAACCAGCAGAAAGTTATTATTGGCCGTTGGTTACTGACGCAGCCAGAAATATTGATGCTGGATGAACCTACGCGCGGAATCGACGTCGGCGCCAAGTTTGAAATTTATCAGCTGATTTCTGAACTGGCGAAAAAAGAGAAGGGCATCATCATTATCTCATCCGAAATGCCGGAATTAATCGGTATCACCGACCGTATTCTGGTTATGAGTAATGGTATGGTCGCCGGAATTGTTGACACCAAAACAGCAACGCAGAATGAAATATTGCGTTTAGCCTCACTACACCTTTAA
- the mglB gene encoding galactose/glucose ABC transporter substrate-binding protein MglB, with product MNKKVFTLTALVASMMFGATAHAADTRIGVTIYKYDDNFMSMVRKDIEKEAKTLGGIQLLMNDSQNDQSKQNDQIDVLMAKGVKALAINLVDPAAAAVVVDKARSNDVPIVFFNKEPNAKVLASYDKAYYVGTDSKESGIIQGQLIEKHWKSTPAWDLNKDGTIQFVLLKGEPGHPDAEARTKYVIDTLNKDGLKTQQLAMDTAMWDTAQAKDKMDAWLSGPNANKIEVVIANNDAMAMGAVEALKSHNKTSIPVFGVDALPEALALVKSGALAGTVLNDAANQAKATLDMAKNLADGKEATAGTNFKVENKIVRVPYVPVDKENLSQFTK from the coding sequence ATGAATAAGAAGGTTTTCACCCTCACAGCACTGGTTGCCAGCATGATGTTTGGTGCCACCGCACACGCAGCAGATACCCGTATCGGCGTTACCATCTACAAATACGATGATAACTTCATGTCGATGGTACGTAAGGACATTGAAAAAGAAGCGAAAACCCTGGGTGGCATTCAGCTGCTGATGAATGACTCACAAAACGATCAGTCCAAACAGAACGACCAGATCGATGTGCTGATGGCAAAAGGCGTGAAGGCGCTGGCAATTAACCTGGTGGATCCGGCGGCAGCGGCGGTAGTGGTTGATAAAGCGCGCAGCAACGACGTGCCAATCGTGTTCTTCAACAAAGAGCCGAACGCGAAAGTGCTGGCCAGCTATGACAAAGCTTACTACGTGGGTACCGATTCTAAAGAGTCCGGCATTATCCAGGGCCAGCTGATCGAGAAACACTGGAAATCAACTCCAGCGTGGGATCTGAACAAAGATGGCACCATCCAGTTCGTGCTGCTGAAAGGCGAGCCGGGTCATCCGGATGCTGAAGCGCGTACCAAATATGTTATCGATACGCTGAACAAAGATGGCCTGAAAACCCAGCAGCTGGCGATGGATACCGCAATGTGGGATACCGCGCAGGCTAAAGACAAAATGGACGCCTGGCTCTCTGGTCCAAACGCTAACAAAATCGAAGTGGTTATCGCTAACAACGATGCGATGGCAATGGGTGCGGTAGAAGCGCTGAAATCACACAACAAAACCTCTATTCCGGTGTTTGGTGTGGATGCCCTGCCAGAAGCGCTGGCGTTAGTGAAATCAGGTGCGCTGGCCGGTACCGTGCTGAACGATGCGGCTAACCAGGCAAAAGCGACGCTGGATATGGCGAAAAACCTGGCGGATGGCAAAGAAGCCACTGCGGGAACCAACTTTAAAGTTGAGAATAAAATCGTCCGCGTTCCTTACGTGCCGGTTGATAAAGAAAACCTTTCTCAGTTCACTAAATAA
- the galS gene encoding HTH-type transcriptional regulator GalS, with product MITIRDVARQAGVSVATVSRVLNHSSAVTPETRESVQQAVAQLGYRPNANAQALATQVSDTIGVVVMDVSDPFFGALVKAVDNVAQQVSKHTLITNSWHQEEKERHAIEVLIRQRCNALIVHAKTLSDAELAEFMDQVPGMVLINRVVPGYAHRCVCLDNISGALSATRMLLQQGHQRIGFLGSSHIIEDNAQRREGWRQAMHEHQLTPPEAWVAHGEPDMQGGEAAMVELLGRNLHLTAIFAYNDSMAAGALTALKDNGIQVPQHCSVIGFDDIPISRYTDPQLTTVRYPIVSMAKLATELALKGAAGELDPNAQHCFMPTLVRRHSVAARQNVEPVTNPSESSM from the coding sequence ATGATCACAATTCGTGATGTAGCACGTCAGGCCGGCGTATCAGTGGCAACGGTGTCGCGCGTTCTCAACCACAGCAGCGCGGTGACGCCGGAGACGCGGGAATCGGTACAACAGGCGGTGGCTCAGCTCGGCTATCGCCCTAACGCCAACGCCCAGGCGCTGGCCACTCAGGTCAGCGACACCATCGGCGTGGTGGTGATGGATGTCTCCGATCCCTTCTTCGGCGCGCTGGTTAAGGCAGTGGACAACGTTGCGCAGCAGGTCTCCAAGCACACGCTCATTACTAATTCCTGGCACCAGGAAGAGAAGGAGCGTCATGCTATTGAAGTGTTGATTCGGCAGCGCTGCAACGCGCTTATTGTGCATGCGAAAACGCTTTCAGACGCCGAGCTGGCTGAGTTCATGGATCAGGTGCCCGGCATGGTGCTGATTAACCGTGTGGTGCCCGGCTATGCGCATCGCTGCGTCTGTCTGGATAACATCAGTGGCGCGCTGAGCGCTACGCGCATGCTGTTACAGCAGGGCCATCAGCGCATCGGTTTCCTCGGCTCCAGCCATATCATTGAAGATAACGCGCAGCGCCGTGAAGGCTGGCGTCAGGCGATGCACGAGCATCAGTTGACGCCGCCAGAGGCCTGGGTGGCGCACGGCGAGCCTGATATGCAGGGCGGAGAAGCGGCGATGGTTGAGCTACTGGGACGTAATCTGCATCTCACGGCGATTTTTGCTTACAACGACAGCATGGCAGCTGGCGCACTTACCGCGCTGAAAGATAACGGTATTCAGGTGCCACAGCACTGCTCGGTGATTGGCTTCGATGACATTCCTATTTCTCGTTACACCGATCCACAGCTTACCACCGTGCGCTATCCCATTGTTTCTATGGCAAAACTGGCGACGGAGCTGGCGCTGAAAGGGGCGGCTGGTGAGCTTGATCCTAACGCTCAGCACTGCTTTATGCCGACGCTGGTGCGCCGTCATTCAGTGGCGGCACGGCAAAATGTGGAGCCGGTCACTAATCCGAGCGAATCATCCATGTAA
- the yeiB gene encoding DUF418 domain-containing protein YeiB, with translation MVRYHQLDFIRGLAILGILLLNINAFGLPDAAYINPGWNGTPSLRDSWTWAILDWLAQLKFLTLFALLFGAGLQLQLSRGSGWLQARLSWLLLFGFAHGVLLWTGDILLDYALVGLVVWRIIRDVPSSRTLLNTGILLYLVGVGVLLVFGSISQHEPGTSWLPGAANIQYETQWKLSGGWLAVENRLDHLSSGLMALASQYGWQLAGTMMIGAALMRNGWLQGQFSVQHYRRAALWLTAAGWLIELPAVALQWHLQWEFRWTAFYLQAPRDLASPLQSLGYAALCYGFWPQISHWQLSQAIGKVGRMALSNYLLQTLICTTLFYRFGLFMQFDRLELLAIVPVIWLINILFSLLWLRFFAQGPVEWLWRQLTQLSARKRQLSPRN, from the coding sequence ATGGTTCGCTATCATCAGCTGGATTTTATTCGCGGCCTCGCTATCCTGGGCATTCTGCTGCTCAATATCAATGCGTTTGGCCTGCCCGATGCGGCCTATATCAATCCCGGCTGGAACGGCACGCCTTCACTGCGCGACAGCTGGACCTGGGCGATCCTTGACTGGCTGGCACAGCTTAAATTCCTCACCTTATTTGCCCTGTTGTTTGGCGCCGGCTTGCAACTTCAGCTGTCGCGCGGCTCCGGCTGGCTACAGGCGCGATTGAGCTGGCTGCTACTGTTTGGCTTCGCGCATGGCGTATTGCTGTGGACCGGCGATATCCTGCTTGATTACGCGCTGGTGGGACTGGTGGTCTGGCGTATTATTCGCGACGTTCCATCTTCGCGCACTTTGCTCAATACCGGCATTCTGCTCTATCTGGTAGGCGTCGGCGTGCTGCTGGTGTTTGGTTCAATTTCGCAGCATGAGCCGGGAACATCCTGGCTGCCGGGTGCGGCAAATATTCAGTATGAAACCCAGTGGAAACTCTCCGGCGGCTGGCTGGCGGTCGAAAATCGCCTGGATCATCTCTCGTCCGGCCTGATGGCGCTGGCGTCACAGTATGGCTGGCAGCTGGCTGGCACCATGATGATTGGCGCCGCGCTGATGCGCAATGGCTGGCTACAGGGCCAGTTCAGCGTACAGCATTATCGCCGCGCTGCGCTGTGGTTGACCGCGGCAGGCTGGCTGATTGAGTTGCCGGCGGTGGCGTTGCAATGGCATCTGCAGTGGGAATTTCGCTGGACGGCGTTTTATCTGCAGGCACCGCGCGATCTCGCCAGCCCGTTACAGAGCCTGGGCTATGCCGCGCTATGCTACGGCTTCTGGCCGCAGATCTCCCACTGGCAGTTGAGCCAGGCAATCGGCAAAGTCGGCCGCATGGCGCTGAGTAATTACCTGCTACAGACGCTGATCTGTACCACCTTATTCTACCGTTTTGGCCTGTTCATGCAGTTTGACCGCCTGGAGCTGCTGGCTATCGTGCCGGTTATCTGGCTGATTAATATCCTCTTCTCACTGCTCTGGCTGCGCTTTTTTGCCCAGGGACCGGTGGAATGGCTGTGGCGACAGCTTACCCAACTTTCCGCCCGTAAACGCCAGCTCTCTCCCCGCAACTGA